One window of Pyrus communis chromosome 12, drPyrComm1.1, whole genome shotgun sequence genomic DNA carries:
- the LOC137711560 gene encoding glucan endo-1,3-beta-glucosidase 11-like: protein MAATTSFPYSSAIFLSILIISGFMFPVTVNSMGINYGQIANNLPSPDDVVPLVKSIGISKIKLYDADPKVLKAFANTGVEFIVGLPNEYLAKVQDPAQAQSWVKSNVQAHLPATNITCIFVGNEVLTFNDTSLSNNLLPAMQSVHTALVGLGLDKQVTVTTAHSLSILQTSYPPSAGAFRRDLTGCITPILNFHAKTGSPFLINAYPYFAYKSNPKQVPLEYVLFQPNSGSLDPATNLHYDNMLFAQIDAVYSALGSLGFKKLPVHISETGWPSKGDEDEAGATPENAKKYNGNLIKLICQKKGTPLRPGSDLNIYVFALFNENMKPGPSSERNFGLFKPDGSPAYSIGLSTGNISFGNSNSSSSSGSGSSSGQGQVNPISNGWSPSGSSGTPYLSISSAPATVREIPCDWLDCDDVAAGLVVDEKLRAKYPKLLQIRSQNLKGRWINRRGYLGIRNKDNYYLFIIQCLNNNSSGLGVGG, encoded by the exons ATGGCAGCCACCACTAGCTTCCCCTACTCCTCTGcaattttcctttcaattctCATCATTTCAG GGTTCATGTTTCCAGTAACGGTAAATTCAATGGGGATAAACTACGGCCAAATCGCCAACAACTTACCTTCTCCCGACGACGTCGTTCCGCTGGTGAAATCCATTGGCATCTCCAAGATCAAGCTCTACGATGCCGATCCCAAAGTCCTCAAAGCCTTCGCCAACACCGGCGTCGAGTTCATAGTGGGCCTCCCCAACGAGTACCTTGCCAAGGTCCAGGACCCGGCCCAGGCCCAATCCTGGGTCAAGTCCAATGTCCAGGCCCATCTCCCCGCCACCAACATCACCTGCATCTTCGTCGGCAACGAGGTCCTCACCTTCAACGACACGTCGTTGAGCAACAATCTCCTCCCGGCAATGCAGAGCGTCCACACCGCCCTCGTCGGTCTTGGCCTCGACAAGCAAGTCACCGTCACCACCGCCCACTCCCTCTCCATTCTCCAGACCTCGTATCCGCCGTCCGCCGGCGCTTTCCGCCGAGATCTGACCGGCTGCATCACTCCGATCCTCAATTTCCACGCCAAAACCGGATCGCCGTTCCTGATCAATGCCTACCCTTACTTCGCTTACAAATCGAACCCTAAGCAAGTGCCGCTCGAGTACGTCCTCTTCCAGCCGAACTCCGGCTCCCTTGATCCTGCCACCAATCTCCACTACGACAACATGCTGTTCGCCCAGATCGACGCCGTGTACTCCGCCCTGGGCTCCCTCGGTTTCAAGAAGCTCCCGGTCCACATCTCCGAGACCGGGTGGCCGTCGAAGGGGGACGAGGACGAGGCCGGAGCGACGCCGGAGAACGCGAAGAAGTACAACGGAAATCTGATCAAGCTCATTTGCCAGAAGAAGGGCACGCCGCTCAGGCCCGGGTCGGATCTCAACATCTACGTTTTCGCCCTGTTCAATGAGAACATGAAACCCGGCCCGAGTTCAGAGAGGAACTTCGGGCTGTTTAAACCCGACGGTTCGCCCGCGTACTCGATCGGGCTCTCGACGGGCAACATTTCCTTTGGTAACTCTAATTCGAGTTCGAGTTCGGGTTCGGGTTCGAGTTCGGGCCAGGGACAGGTAAATCCGATTAGTAATGGTTGGTCGCCGTCGGGTTCTTCCGGCACGCCATACTTGTCCATTTCCTCCGCCCCCGCCACGGTAa GAGAGATTCCATGTGATTGGTTGGATTGCGATGATGTGGCTGCTGGCCTCGTTGTTGATGAAAAGCTGAGAGCAAAATATCCAAAGTTGCTCCAGATCAGATCTCAAAATCTGAAAGGACGGTGGATAAATAGAAGAGGTTACTTGGGAATTAGGAACAAG gacaattattatttatttataattcagTGTCTTAATAACAACTCTAGTGGATTAGGGGTAGGAGGGTGA
- the LOC137711172 gene encoding granule-bound starch synthase 1, chloroplastic/amyloplastic-like, with protein MATLAASQFVSKSSHVDGTSGFEIRTNLGAMGMWNQPMAHNGLRSLRNLDMLRMKIRPTAVARQAMRKSVKAESDLSVGETVCGNGMNLVFVGAEVGPWSKTGGLGDVLGGLPPAMAANGHRVMTVSPRYDQYKDAWDTSVLVEIEIGGRVETVRFFHCYKRGVDRVFVDHPLFLEKVWGKTGSKIYGPRTGVDYMDNQFRFSLLCRAALEAPRVLNLNSNKYFSGPYGEDVVFIANDWHSALLPCYLKTIYKPKGIYKKAKVAFCIHNIAYQGRFPFSDFSLLDLPDNLKGSFDFFDGHDKPVKGRKINWMKAGILESDRVVTVSPYYAHELVSGEDKGVELDNFIRKTGITGIVNGMDVQEWNPATDEYLDITYDNTTVLDAKPLLKEALQAEVGLPVDKNIPVFGFIGRLEEQKGSDILVEAISKFVGEEDMQIIILGTGKKYMETQIEQLEIKYPGKAIGVTKFNVPLAHMIIGGSDFMLIPSRFEPCGLIQLHAMRYGTVPIVASTGGLVDTVKEGFTGFQMGDFNVECDKVDPADVAAIATTVKRAVATYGTPALNEMIQNCMAQDLSWKGPSKQWEKLLLSLEVAGNEQGLEGEEIAPLAKENVATP; from the exons ATGGCAACTCTGGCAGCCTCACAATTTGTATCAAAGAGTTCCCATGTCGATGGAACTTCAGGGTTTGAAATCAGAACAAACTTGGGGGCGATGGGCATGTGGAACCAACCCATGGCTCACAATGGGCTAAGATCTTTGAGGAATTTGGATATGCTTAGGATGAAGATCCGTCCCACTGCGGTTGCTAGGCAAGCCATGAGGAAATCTGTGAAGGCAGAGAGTGATCTGTCTGTGGGGGAGACTGTATGTGGGAATGGAATGAACTTGGTGTTTGTGGGGGCTGAAGTTGGTCCATGGAGCAAAACTGGTGGCCTTGGTGATGTTCTTGGAGGACTTCCACCGGCTATGGCG GCTAACGGGCACCGTGTTATGACCGTGTCTCCACGCTACGACCAGTACAAAGATGCATGGGACACTAGTGTACTAGTTGAG ATAGAAATTGGTGGTAGGGTTGAAACTGTTCGCTTCTTCCACTGCTACAAACGCGGAGTTGACCGTGTCTTTGTGGATCACCCACTGTTCCTTGAGAAG GTATGGGGCAAAACGGGATCCAAAATCTATGGCCCGAGGACAGGAGTGGACTACATGGACAACCAATTTCGCTTCAGCTTGCTGTGCCGG GCTGCTTTGGAGGCACCAAGGGTTCTTAATTTGAACAGCAACAAATACTTCTCTGGACCATATG GTGAGGATGTTGTATTCATTGCTAATGATTGGCACAGTGCTCTTCTTCCCTGCTACTTAAAAACCATCTACAAACCGAAGGGGATTTACAAAAAAGCCAAG GTCGCATTTTGCATCCACAACATAGCTTACCAGGGCAGATTTCCTTTTTCGGACTTCTCACTTCTTGATTTGCCCGACAACCTTAAGGGTTCTTTCGACTTCTTTGATGG GCATGACAAACCcgtgaaaggaagaaaaatcaaTTGGATGAAAGCCGGAATACTTGAATCCGACAGGGTTGTAACTGTGAGCCCGTACTATGCCCATGAACTTGTTTCTGGAGAAGACAAAGGTGTGGAATTAGATAACTTCATTCGCAAAACCGGCATCACTGGTATCGTGAATGGCATGGACGTTCAAGAGTGGAATCCGGCCACTGACGAATACTTAGATATCACATATGATAATACAACT GTACTGGATGCAAAGCCTTTGTTGAAGGAGGCTCTTCAAGCAGAAGTTGGGCTGCCAGTTGACAAGAACATCCCCGTGTTTGGATTCATCGGTAGGCTAGAGGAGCAGAAGGGTTCGGATATTCTAGTAGAAGCTATCTCGAAATTTGTTGGAGAGGAGGACATGCAAATAATAATCCTT GGAACCGGCAAGAAGTACATGGAGACGCAGATAGAACAGCTAGAGATCAAATATCCGGGAAAGGCCATAGGAGTTACAAAATTCAATGTCCCGTTAGCCCACATGATCATTGGTGGTTCTGATTTCATGTTGATCCCAAGCAGATTCGAACCCTGCGGTCTCATTCAGTTGCACGCAATGAGATATGGAACG GTGCCTATTGTTGCCTCAACTGGTGGACTTGTCGACACTGTCAAAGAAGGTTTTACTGGATTTCAGATGGGAGATTTCAACGTCGAA TGTGACAAAGTTGATCCAGCAGATGTAGCTGCAATTGCTACTACTGTCAAGAGAGCTGTTGCAACTTATGGTACTCCTGCATTGAATGAGATGATCCAGAATTGCATGGCCCAAGATCTTTCGTGGAAG GGACCTTCGAAACAATGGGAAAAGCTGCTGTTGAGCCTGGAAGTTGCTGGCAACGAACAAGGCCTTGAAGGGGAAGAGATTGCCCCGCTTGCAAAGGAAAATGTTGCCACTCCCTGA